The Streptomyces sp. NBC_00224 genome contains the following window.
CAGAACATCCGGCTCTTCGCCAATATGACCGTTCTGGAGAACGTGCTGGTCGGGCGGCACACCCGCACCAAGGAGGGCCTCTGGTCCGCCCTGCTGCGCGGCCCCGGCTTCAAGAAGGCCGAGGCGAAGTCCCGCGAACGGGCCATGGAACTCCTGGAGTTCATCGGCCTGGAGCACAAGGCGGACCACCTCGCCCGCAATCTGCCCTACGGCGAGCAGCGCAAGCTGGAGATCGCCCGGGCGCTGGCGAGCGAGCCGGGGCTGCTGCTCCTGGACGAGCCGACCGCCGGTATGAACCCGCAGGAGACCCGGACCACCGAGGAACTGGTCTTCGCCATCCGGGACATGGGCATCGCCGTCCTCGTCATCGAGCACGACATGCGCTTCATCTTCAACCTGTGCGACCGGGTGACCGTGCTGCTCCAGGGCGAGAAGCTCGTCGAGGGCACGTCCGAGGTGGTGCAGGGCGACGAGCGCGTCGTCGCGGCGTACCTCGGCACCCCGTTCGAGGGGGCGCCCGGGGGCGAGGAGGTCGCGGAGGTGGAGGCGGCGGCAGCGGCTGCCGCGGACGCGGCGGCCGGGGACGCCCCGGTCGCTCCGGCCGACGAGGCTCCGGCGGCCGCCGAGGAGGCGGAGGCCGAGGCCACCCCGGCGCCCGAGGCCGAGGCTTCCGCCGAAGCCGACACCGCCTCCCCCGAGGCCGACGCTCCAGGAAAGACCCGTACCGAAGGAGACTCCCAGTGACCGCTCTTCTGGAAGTCGAAGACCTCCGCGTCGCCTACGGCAAGATCGAGGCCGTCAAGGGGATCTCCTTCAGCGTCGAGGCGGGCCAGGTCGTCACGCTCATCGGCACCAACGGCGCCGGCAAGACCACGACCCTGCGGACCCTGTCGGGGCTCCTCAAGCCCTCCGGCGGCCGGATCACCTTCGACGGGAAGCCCCTGTCGAACATCCCCGCGCACAAGATCGTCGCGCTGGGGCTTGCCCACTCCCCCGAGGGCCGGCATATCTTCCCGCGGCTGAGCATCGCCGAGAACCTCCAGCTCGGAGCGTTTCTGCGGAGCGACAAGGCGGGCATCGAGAAGGACATCGAGCGCGCCTACGAGCTGTTCCCCATCCTGGGCGAACGGCGCAAGCAGGCGGCCGGCACCCTCTCCGGCGGTGAGCAGCAGATGCTCGCGATGGGCCGGGCGCTGATGTCCCAGCCCAAGCTGCTGATGCTGGACGAGCCGTCGATGGGCCTCTCCCCGATCATGATGCAGAAGATCATGGAGACCATCGTCGAGCTCAAGGCCCAGGGCACCACGATTCTGCTCGTCGAGCAGAACGCCCAGGCCGCACTCTCCCTGGCGGACCACGCCCATGTGATGGAGGTCGGCGAGATCAAGCTCTCCGGCTCCGGGCAGGACCTCCTCCACGACGAGAACGTCCGCAAGACGTACCTCGGCGAGGACTAGCAGGGGTTACGGATACGGGCCGCGCCACGAAATGTGGCGCGGCCCGTACGGCATTTAGGGGCGCGGGGAACTGCGCGAGCAACCCACCACCGGCCCGCAGACAAAGACCGGGCCTACCCTTACCCCTTCGCCGCCTTCTTCTCCTCCGCGTCCTCGATGACCGCCTCCGCGACCTGCTGCATCGACAGGCGCCGGTCCATCGACGTCTTCTGGATCCAGCGGAACGCGGCGGGCTCGGACAGCCCGTACTGCGTCTGGAGGATCGACTTGGCGCGGTCGACGAGCTTGCGCGTCTCCAGGCGCTGGGAGAGGTCCGCGACCTCCTGCTCCAGCGCCTTCAGCTCGGTGAACCGGGACACCGCCATCTCGATCGCGGGCACGACGTCGCTCTTGGAGAACGGCTTCACCAGGTACGCCATCGCCCCGGCGTCCCGGGCCCGCTCCACCAGGTCGCGCTGCGAGAACGCGGTGAGCATCAGGACGGGCGCGATGGAGTCCTTGGCGATCTGCTCGGCGGCCGAGATGCCGTCCAGGACCGGCATCTTCACATCGAGGATGACCAGGTCGGGGCGGTGCTCCCGGGCCAGCTCGACGGCCCTCTGCCCGTCCCCGGCCTCGCCGACGACCGCGTAGCCCTCTTCTTCGAGCATCTCTTTGAGGTCG
Protein-coding sequences here:
- a CDS encoding ANTAR domain-containing response regulator, whose amino-acid sequence is MTAPESPQPVADDDQSHVPPLTTRVVIAEDEALIRLDLKEMLEEEGYAVVGEAGDGQRAVELAREHRPDLVILDVKMPVLDGISAAEQIAKDSIAPVLMLTAFSQRDLVERARDAGAMAYLVKPFSKSDVVPAIEMAVSRFTELKALEQEVADLSQRLETRKLVDRAKSILQTQYGLSEPAAFRWIQKTSMDRRLSMQQVAEAVIEDAEEKKAAKG
- a CDS encoding ABC transporter ATP-binding protein, with translation MTALLEVEDLRVAYGKIEAVKGISFSVEAGQVVTLIGTNGAGKTTTLRTLSGLLKPSGGRITFDGKPLSNIPAHKIVALGLAHSPEGRHIFPRLSIAENLQLGAFLRSDKAGIEKDIERAYELFPILGERRKQAAGTLSGGEQQMLAMGRALMSQPKLLMLDEPSMGLSPIMMQKIMETIVELKAQGTTILLVEQNAQAALSLADHAHVMEVGEIKLSGSGQDLLHDENVRKTYLGED
- a CDS encoding ABC transporter ATP-binding protein, which encodes MTTTIAPSPVLEASGVTMRFGGLTAVRNVDLTVNSGEIVGLIGPNGAGKTTFFNCLTGLYVPTEGKVSYKGTVLPPKPHLVTQAGIARTFQNIRLFANMTVLENVLVGRHTRTKEGLWSALLRGPGFKKAEAKSRERAMELLEFIGLEHKADHLARNLPYGEQRKLEIARALASEPGLLLLDEPTAGMNPQETRTTEELVFAIRDMGIAVLVIEHDMRFIFNLCDRVTVLLQGEKLVEGTSEVVQGDERVVAAYLGTPFEGAPGGEEVAEVEAAAAAAADAAAGDAPVAPADEAPAAAEEAEAEATPAPEAEASAEADTASPEADAPGKTRTEGDSQ